The Puntigrus tetrazona isolate hp1 chromosome 13, ASM1883169v1, whole genome shotgun sequence genome contains the following window.
TGACAGCTATTGTCCTCGCGCTTGAAACGCAACACCTGCAGGACTAAATTAAAGCCTTTCGCGACAGTCTAAAGAATGACGGATAAGGGGAACATCCGAAACGTAAGTATAACGACGATGATTTTATATCCGCCACTGAGATTGATTGATTATGCTGGCACAGTGACGTACTCACCGGACTCATAAATTTGACCGATAAATATGTCACACAGCCTATATTTGAGACTGCTACGTCTATAAATAATACGTAATTtgtaatttgcatattaaaatattatttgcatattagaataaaatgtaaactgtgaAAAGGATGTCTCGCAGCAATGGATTTAAGATATAGTGAGGATTTTAAATCAGTGCAAATGAGAAATAATCATTCGTATTTTGCCTGACTATAACATTGAACATATGAATGACAGTAAAGCACTATTCCTGCAGGAGGAGCACTATGTTGGGGAGATCAAAGGGGGTCTACGGCCGACCATGAGGCTGGTAGTGATGGGTATTGTTCACAAGCAGCCCAAAAGGTTCGTATCAGACACACCTGTCTGTGCCTTCACGAGCATTTGCGTGCATTTGTCCTCTGTCACATCCTGAATGACTCGGTTCATTGAGGATGAGACGCGCCTTCACTGCGGTAACACAATGAGCCAGTTGTATCGTGCATTAAATCGTTTTAACGTCTCCAGTTCAGACAGGAGCAAAAGAAAACATGGGTGCCAACAGAGAACACTAGACATAgaactcattttaaattcatgtgGGAAAACATTTACCCATTTAACTGCGAAATCAAGTacgtgcatatatgtatatatgtatatataaatgtattttatgcaaatgtatcTTATTATTAGCTTAAACATGCACTATATAGAGACCCCCTTCTTTAGATCAGAAAAAGGCAATTCCAAAACTGTTACAACAAAGATGGAaacataatgtatttaaaatagtatttccATCTCTGTTGCAACCGTTTGGATGTGTCTAAAATTACTACCCATATATAGAAGTCCTTGGTGTTTGTTGAATCATTTTTGACTCATAATctgcatttaaattcacaacagaggtgttcagctgggattaggaCTTTGTCAAGTTCTTCCGCaatgacataataaaaaaaacttttatgcaCATAGGCATCatattagaatagaaaagggtcctgtccaaacttGCTAAAAAATTTGAAGCACACAATTCCCAAGAATGtcattatatgttttaatgttaagaTGTGTactatatttgtaaaatatctaAGTAACTACACTTGTTTATTAGATGTGGGTGTCCCAGTAATTTTGTGTGTACTATGcaatgtatttacatgcatgaaaaaaatttgctaacataaaaatgtaaagaatttaattattttagacCGCTCAAAAATATACGTGAATGTATACCAACAAATCTAACACTACTTACAGTGTACAACAAAAAAGAGaagtaaataactttaaaaaaatgtaagcaaacTGACAGGGAATACAAAATTCCCACACAAATGAAGGAAATGCATTCTTTTTACTTCTAATACATACTGTCAAATTGTATTGTCTGGTAACTTAAAGTTATGTTTATGgattttactgtaacattttaacatttgttttcaattaaaatgagtaacatattttacagtacattacatTTGGATTTCCAGCTGTTGTTGTCTACTTCGGTTTTGCCAGTGTGGGAAAAGGTCAATTCCCATGAAGGATTAGCCAGGCTGATCTGAGGAGGGGGAGAGATTGGAAAATTCTGGCCATATTTGGCAACTAAGGGTTACCCAAACCTCTGGTTTATAATGTGATTTGATCTGTAGCATCTCAGATTCCAGAATTGACACAGTCTGTTAAAataatgcttgtttttaaactgatgttaaaaatctttttctgtCTGCCTCTTCAGTATGGTAGTGGTAGTGGCATGCCAGTCTAAAGGAGAAGGGGATGAGGAAATCGAGGGTGATGTGGGACTGGAATTGAAAGTGAACTTTTCAGAAAAGGCTGTGCTTCGTAACGCTCGTCTATCAGGAAAGTGGGGAGCTTCAGAAACTGCCCTGTCTTTCTTCCCCTTTGCTCCAGGAGAAGCCTTTAAGGTGTGTTTTGGAGGCTGCGATCACAACTAATGAAGCCAAATTCTTTGTTAATGCCCCAGCTTTCTGTCACAGTAATGCTGTTTCtatcttctgtctctctcagatGGAGATTGTGTGCGAGCACCAGCAGTTCCGTATTCTGGTGGATGGGCAGCCGTTGTGTGGTTTCACTCACAGACTGACTCAGCTCGCATCTCTCACTGCTCTCAGAGTCCACGGAGATCTACAGCTCACCAAAGTGGCTTGAGCAAGTGAAGAATTGTCCGCGATGGCATAGACTTTTCATAGAAGCGACTTAGCTGAGGTTTTTTAGAATCCTGAGCGTACTGTACACAATTGTCTTAAAGTTCcagaaattcatttaaaacatttagaactCATTTCAGTtgggtctgtgtttgttttggtagGCTAATTGGCCATTTTGTAAAGTTTCTccagtgatttttatttgtagtgGCAAATTAGGCTATTTAGGTTCAATGGTTTCGCATTGTTTGGACACATTTGAAGGAGAAAATCTAAAAGGAGCTGCGTTACCTCATGTGCAACCAGCTTTAATCAATTCAGATAACATAAAATTCTAACTATGAATGATTTTCCATAAATTAGCTCAGATATAAGATTTCCTtcatatagtttttataatacataatgcTCTACTTAacgtttttgtttggttttgattaGATATTTAGTTTCTTTGGCTCTTTGATACAGAAGCAAAAGTGCCTTCATTTGTTCCATTAGATGCACTTATACTCAGTAGAGGACTTTTGGTGTGCTTGTAACAGTAATTGTTGTAGTTcaaattcatttgcatttacacatttggcagatgcttttatccaaagcaacttacattGCATTCAAGGTATACATTTGATCAGTTCCTGCATTCCCTCAGACCCATAATCTTAGCGTTAATAGCGACATTATCTAGTTTTAGCTACAGGAATGAAAAATTAGAACAGAATAATTCAGGATCGtaagtgaaacattttttttgtttatccttTGTTCATTTGAATGTACCGCAGAAAAGTTTTGATGGCATTAAGAACCTAAGGACTCATAACTGACACCAGAATGttcactttaaaatgcaattcccTGCGATTGTATTGGTTTGAAGAAAAAGGACTCAAAGTCCATCTGAAGCCTGTACTTGGTGCTGTCAATCTACACACGTAATGCTGCAAAAGAAGCATGTATTAAAAGCAAGGTTTACTTGAATGTCTTTAAACATCTAATAATTGCAATATGTACTGTAAACAGTAAACTTTTCTTAAAGAATTTGTAAAGAGATCTGATTATTTAGGTTATTTAatgggtgtgtgtctgtgtcaaaGTGTATTTGGGCATGTTAAAAAGAGAGAGTGGGAAATGTGCTCAGAGGcatactgtgtttttaataacatagCAACAAACCGACAGATTTGTGAGAGACACAAAGTCAGTTCTGTTACCTGACAAAACAGAAGGCAGGTAAAAACATGCTAATGGTCCATAACAAAACTAGCAGGTATGCACATCAAAGATATGATTGTCAAATAACAAATTACACaaataacctttattttagaaaactgggcaaattaaattttacaatGACCATCATTAACAACATTCATTGAATGTATAAGCTTTACAAcctgtatattatattaaacattagaTACAGTCTTTATCAAGGACATTAAAACTTTGGACTTTTATATGGAAATATTCTATATGCTGAATAAAGCCTCATGCTTGGCCCCATGTGTATTacctattttattattattacatttttaattttttctttaacttGTTACTAGCTGTGTAACACTGTATATCCACTTTCTTTCCACTTAcacaaatatcacatttaaaactattaaaacaacacaatatcCTAAATAGATGTGCGGCAGACAGAAATATAACTttagcaaaaacaataaaatgaacaataccAACAATGACCTAATTAAGTCAGTTGTCTAATAGCTTGGATCCAGTCCATCTTCTCTTCTTGTGTTGGTGCCTGGATGTAATAGTGAGTGTCCGTCTGAGTGATGATTTTAAAGAGGTTCCCCTGGACTTTACCTTTAACACCTTAAGATTACAGGAAAGTGACCATTAGCTTCTGTGTTTACCTGTAAATACTGCTTCTATGACAGCAAGACCCAAACCATTGCTTCTCAGTGTTTTCGGTCTGTGGCAAATCCTTTACTTAATTTTGATTCTAATTTGGAATTGCTTTGTAAATATTCATTGTGAAACACGTCGTCATCAGACTCCAGACACTTCCACAGAAGAGTTGTAAGTCTGACTCACCTGACGGTATGCCGTTATCATCCAGAGCAGACACTAGACAGCCACGCAGAGATA
Protein-coding sequences here:
- the si:ch211-10a23.2 gene encoding galectin-related protein A-like isoform X1, whose protein sequence is MNDSKALFLQEEHYVGEIKGGLRPTMRLVVMGIVHKQPKSMVVVVACQSKGEGDEEIEGDVGLELKVNFSEKAVLRNARLSGKWGASETALSFFPFAPGEAFKMEIVCEHQQFRILVDGQPLCGFTHRLTQLASLTALRVHGDLQLTKVA
- the si:ch211-10a23.2 gene encoding galectin-related protein A-like isoform X2 yields the protein MTDKGNIRNEEHYVGEIKGGLRPTMRLVVMGIVHKQPKSMVVVVACQSKGEGDEEIEGDVGLELKVNFSEKAVLRNARLSGKWGASETALSFFPFAPGEAFKMEIVCEHQQFRILVDGQPLCGFTHRLTQLASLTALRVHGDLQLTKVA